In Microbulbifer sp. GL-2, the following are encoded in one genomic region:
- the rplC gene encoding 50S ribosomal protein L3, whose protein sequence is MTIGIVGRKSGMTRIFTEDGVSIPVTVVEVAPNRVTQVKTQETDGYAAVQVAVGNRKASRVSKPEAGHFAKANVEAGTNLFELRTDSSEETFEIGSEITVSSFEAGQKIDVTGTSKGKGFQGGVKRWNFSMQDATHGNSLSHRAPGSIGQCQTPGRVWKGKKMAGHMGAERVTVQNLEVVRVDAERNLLLVKGAVPGAPGGNVIVRPAVKA, encoded by the coding sequence ATGACTATAGGTATTGTCGGCCGCAAGAGCGGCATGACTCGCATCTTCACTGAAGATGGCGTATCCATTCCGGTAACCGTTGTTGAGGTTGCTCCGAATCGCGTCACCCAAGTGAAAACTCAGGAAACTGATGGCTATGCCGCTGTTCAAGTAGCAGTGGGTAACCGTAAGGCTTCCCGTGTCTCCAAGCCCGAAGCGGGCCACTTCGCCAAAGCCAATGTAGAGGCTGGCACCAATCTTTTCGAACTGCGTACAGATAGTTCCGAAGAGACTTTCGAAATCGGTTCTGAAATCACTGTTTCCAGTTTTGAAGCTGGCCAGAAGATCGATGTAACCGGCACTTCCAAAGGTAAAGGCTTCCAGGGCGGCGTTAAGCGCTGGAATTTCAGTATGCAAGACGCAACCCACGGCAACTCCTTGTCTCACCGCGCACCCGGTTCTATCGGTCAGTGTCAGACTCCTGGCCGCGTATGGAAAGGCAAGAAGATGGCTGGACATATGGGTGCTGAGCGCGTAACCGTGCAAAACCTGGAAGTTGTTCGTGTCGATGCTGAACGTAACCTGTTGCTGGTTAAAGGTGCTGTACCCGGCGCTCCCGGTGGCAACGTTATCGTTCGTCCGGCAGTTAAAGCCTAA
- a CDS encoding DDE-type integrase/transposase/recombinase: protein MIDLYSRRIVGWHLDRQMEPALVSHALMMAINLRTPAKGLLHNSDRGSQYVCHTTKRY from the coding sequence GTGATTGATCTCTATTCTCGCCGGATTGTTGGCTGGCATCTAGATCGTCAGATGGAACCGGCTTTGGTAAGTCACGCGCTGATGATGGCTATTAATTTACGTACGCCCGCAAAAGGTCTTCTGCATAACTCTGATCGGGGTAGTCAGTATGTCTGCCATACCACCAAGCGCTATTGA
- the rplD gene encoding 50S ribosomal protein L4, with protein sequence MELNIATPEGAKGTVAVSEVTFGREFNQDLVHQAVVAYMAGARQGTKAQKNRSDVSGGGKKPWRQKGTGRARAGTIRSPLWRSGGVTFAADPRDHSVKLNKKMYRAALRCILSELARQERLVVVESFNVDAPKTKQLVSKLAQFDLSEALIVTEEVSENLYLASRNLHKIDVRDVQAIDPVSLIRFDKVVVTVSALKKIEEVLG encoded by the coding sequence ATGGAACTGAATATCGCTACTCCCGAAGGCGCTAAAGGCACAGTAGCTGTCTCTGAAGTGACCTTCGGACGTGAGTTCAACCAAGATCTGGTACACCAGGCAGTCGTGGCCTACATGGCCGGCGCTCGCCAGGGTACCAAGGCGCAGAAGAACCGTTCTGATGTTTCCGGTGGCGGTAAAAAGCCCTGGCGCCAAAAGGGTACTGGCCGTGCACGTGCCGGTACTATTCGCAGCCCGTTGTGGCGTTCCGGTGGCGTAACCTTCGCTGCTGACCCGCGTGATCACAGCGTTAAGCTGAACAAGAAAATGTACCGCGCCGCGCTGCGTTGCATTTTGTCTGAGCTGGCTCGTCAAGAACGCCTGGTAGTGGTTGAGTCCTTCAATGTGGACGCTCCCAAGACCAAGCAGTTGGTAAGCAAGCTGGCCCAGTTTGACCTGTCCGAAGCGCTGATCGTGACTGAAGAGGTTAGTGAAAACCTCTACCTTGCCTCACGCAACTTGCACAAGATCGATGTCCGCGATGTACAGGCAATCGATCCCGTAAGCCTGATTCGTTTTGATAAGGTCGTGGTTACCGTTTCTGCGCTCAAGAAAATTGAAGAGGTGCTGGGATGA
- the rplV gene encoding 50S ribosomal protein L22 — MEVAAKLRGARLSAQKARLVADQVRGKGVEEALDILAFSTKKGAAIVKKVLESAIANAEHNEGADVDELKVSTVFVDEGMTMKRIKPRAKGRADRILKRTCHITVKVAEK; from the coding sequence ATGGAAGTAGCAGCAAAATTACGCGGCGCACGTCTATCGGCGCAAAAGGCGCGACTGGTAGCTGATCAGGTTCGCGGCAAAGGCGTTGAAGAAGCCCTGGATATACTGGCATTCAGTACTAAAAAGGGTGCGGCGATCGTCAAGAAAGTACTGGAGTCGGCTATTGCCAACGCCGAGCACAACGAAGGTGCTGACGTTGACGAGCTGAAAGTTTCCACAGTTTTTGTGGACGAAGGTATGACCATGAAGCGCATTAAACCGCGTGCAAAAGGTCGTGCTGACCGCATTCTTAAGCGTACTTGTCACATCACTGTGAAAGTGGCCGAGAAATAA
- a CDS encoding aminoacyl-tRNA deacylase: MTIAAKLSQYLNDQSVDYHLVQHPHTRTSRESAHAAHVREDQVAKAIILQDKEGYVMVVIPASSSLDMRAVHTETGRNELGMVAENQLGSIFPDCELGALPPIGQAYGITTLLDSSLSHQETIYFEAGDHEELVEMDGPQFTKLFMSSHTADLSKDWP; this comes from the coding sequence ATGACTATTGCCGCAAAATTGAGCCAATACCTGAATGACCAATCAGTCGACTACCACCTGGTTCAACACCCACACACACGAACCAGTCGAGAAAGCGCCCATGCCGCCCACGTCAGGGAGGACCAGGTAGCCAAGGCGATAATTCTGCAGGATAAGGAAGGCTATGTAATGGTGGTAATACCCGCAAGCAGCAGCCTGGATATGCGCGCAGTGCATACAGAAACTGGCCGTAACGAACTGGGGATGGTCGCAGAAAACCAACTCGGATCAATATTCCCGGATTGCGAACTGGGCGCCCTCCCCCCCATAGGCCAAGCCTACGGCATTACAACCCTGCTCGACAGCAGCCTCAGTCACCAGGAAACCATTTACTTTGAGGCCGGAGACCATGAGGAGCTGGTGGAGATGGATGGACCACAGTTCACCAAACTTTTTATGAGCAGCCACACCGCCGACCTGAGCAAGGACTGGCCATAA
- a CDS encoding STY4526/YPO1902 family pathogenicity island replication protein: MSNSNCNSNIIKSICSAAFQALREGDEESITSIGINTPLALELASLTLGEIEQLSEMASHFLDLSINFQVLERMLRRAKEKEEEARLADKLLKLGAATPLMQELLGWSALATNSRKRLLGLPLDRGRPPSLRKEQKSTVISLWWELSERYPNSGSAIHKALLYKEIAEKTGLSLAVIWPVTLSLHCNRAIALNSTVSYKISAA, translated from the coding sequence GTGAGTAATTCTAATTGTAATTCCAATATAATTAAATCTATTTGTAGTGCTGCATTTCAAGCTCTCCGAGAAGGAGACGAGGAGTCCATAACCTCTATTGGTATTAACACTCCGCTAGCTTTAGAACTCGCAAGCCTAACACTTGGTGAAATAGAACAATTGTCTGAGATGGCTTCTCACTTTCTAGATTTATCGATTAACTTCCAGGTTCTTGAGCGAATGCTTAGGCGAGCAAAAGAAAAGGAAGAGGAGGCCCGTTTGGCTGATAAGCTGTTAAAGCTAGGGGCGGCGACACCATTAATGCAAGAACTTCTGGGCTGGAGCGCGCTTGCTACAAATAGTAGAAAACGTCTTCTTGGACTTCCACTTGACCGGGGTCGCCCCCCTAGTCTTAGAAAAGAGCAAAAAAGTACGGTTATATCATTGTGGTGGGAATTAAGCGAACGCTATCCAAATTCTGGAAGCGCTATACACAAAGCATTACTTTATAAAGAGATTGCTGAAAAAACGGGCTTAAGCCTTGCGGTGATTTGGCCGGTAACCCTTTCACTCCACTGTAATAGAGCAATAGCTCTTAATAGTACAGTTAGTTATAAGATTTCAGCTGCATAG
- the rpsJ gene encoding 30S ribosomal protein S10, with protein sequence MQGQRIRIRLKAFDHKLIDASTQEIVETAKRTGAQVRGPIPLPTRKEKYTVLISPHVNKDARDQYEIRTHKRLLDIVEPTEKTVDALMKLDLAAGVEVQISLG encoded by the coding sequence ATGCAGGGTCAACGTATCCGTATTCGCCTGAAGGCCTTCGATCACAAGCTGATCGACGCGTCCACTCAGGAGATCGTAGAGACGGCTAAGCGCACTGGCGCACAAGTTCGCGGTCCAATCCCGCTGCCGACTCGCAAAGAGAAGTACACCGTACTGATTTCTCCGCACGTTAATAAAGACGCTCGCGACCAGTACGAAATCCGTACTCACAAGCGTTTGCTGGACATCGTTGAGCCTACCGAGAAAACCGTCGACGCGCTGATGAAGCTCGATCTGGCGGCCGGTGTTGAGGTCCAAATTAGTCTCGGCTAA
- the rplB gene encoding 50S ribosomal protein L2, which yields MAIVKTKPTSAGRRHLVKVVNPDLHKGAPYAPLLESKSKSGGRNNNGRITTRHIGGGHKQHYRVVDFKRNKDGIPAKVERLEYDPNRSAHIALVCYADGERRYIIAPKGLKAGATIQSGDAAPIAVGNTLPLRNIPVGSVIHAIELKPGKGAQLARSAGASVQLVAREGQYATIRLRSGEMRKVLAECRATLGEVSNSEHSLRKLGKAGAARWRGVRPTVRGVAMNPVDHPHGGGEGRTSGGRHPVTPWGVPTKGKKTRKNKRTDKMIVRRRGK from the coding sequence ATGGCAATTGTAAAAACAAAACCGACCTCCGCCGGCCGTCGTCACCTCGTTAAGGTTGTTAACCCCGACCTGCATAAAGGTGCTCCTTACGCTCCTCTTTTGGAGAGTAAAAGCAAAAGCGGTGGCCGTAACAACAATGGTCGTATCACTACCCGTCACATCGGTGGCGGTCACAAGCAGCACTATCGCGTAGTCGACTTCAAACGCAACAAAGACGGTATTCCGGCTAAAGTTGAGCGTCTGGAGTACGATCCGAACCGCAGCGCACACATCGCCCTGGTGTGTTACGCCGACGGTGAGCGTCGTTACATCATCGCACCGAAAGGCCTCAAGGCTGGTGCCACCATTCAGTCCGGCGATGCCGCACCGATTGCTGTGGGTAACACCTTGCCTCTGCGCAACATTCCGGTGGGTTCTGTAATCCACGCGATTGAGCTGAAGCCAGGCAAAGGCGCTCAGCTGGCCCGTTCTGCTGGTGCCTCCGTGCAGCTGGTAGCTCGTGAAGGTCAGTATGCGACCATTCGTCTGCGCTCCGGCGAAATGCGCAAGGTGCTCGCTGAGTGCCGCGCAACCCTGGGTGAAGTGAGCAACTCCGAGCACAGCCTGCGTAAGCTGGGTAAAGCTGGTGCTGCACGCTGGCGCGGTGTTCGTCCTACCGTTCGCGGTGTGGCGATGAACCCGGTAGATCACCCGCACGGTGGTGGTGAAGGCCGTACCTCTGGTGGTCGTCATCCGGTTACTCCGTGGGGCGTTCCGACCAAGGGTAAGAAAACGCGCAAGAACAAGCGCACCGATAAGATGATAGTTCGTCGTCGCGGCAAGTAA
- the rplW gene encoding 50S ribosomal protein L23 has translation MNQERLYKVLLGPVISEKAAGLADSANQVVFKVSTDAEKAEIKAAVEKLFNVSVELVRTVNVKGKTKRTRHGMGRRNDWKKAYVRLAEGSDINFEAAE, from the coding sequence ATGAACCAAGAGCGACTCTACAAAGTACTGCTGGGCCCGGTAATTTCCGAAAAAGCTGCAGGGCTGGCCGACAGTGCCAACCAAGTGGTTTTTAAGGTATCCACCGATGCCGAAAAAGCTGAGATCAAGGCTGCGGTTGAAAAACTGTTTAACGTTTCTGTTGAACTAGTTCGCACCGTAAACGTTAAAGGCAAAACCAAGCGTACGCGTCACGGCATGGGCCGTCGTAACGATTGGAAAAAAGCCTACGTTCGCCTGGCTGAAGGCAGTGACATCAACTTTGAAGCTGCTGAGTAA
- a CDS encoding IS30 family transposase: MKFEKSEKAVGCSTIYRWLGQLNWRLRLPRKGKPYRKRTGSEAGGKLIPDRIDIEERPTIVDENTELGHQEGDTVCGHDSYLVTFVERASKLLLTRRVPNRSKKTVSRAVNQILKPYHAK, encoded by the coding sequence ATGAAGTTTGAGAAATCTGAAAAAGCCGTCGGTTGTTCAACGATTTATCGCTGGTTAGGTCAGCTTAATTGGAGGCTGCGACTACCACGAAAAGGCAAACCCTACCGGAAGCGTACAGGCTCTGAGGCTGGGGGGAAGCTCATTCCAGATCGTATTGATATTGAAGAACGACCAACGATTGTTGATGAAAACACCGAACTTGGCCACCAGGAGGGCGATACGGTTTGTGGTCACGATAGCTATCTTGTGACATTTGTTGAGCGAGCCTCTAAGTTGTTACTCACTCGAAGGGTGCCAAATAGGAGTAAGAAGACGGTAAGTCGTGCAGTCAATCAGATACTGAAGCCGTATCATGCAAAATAA
- the rpsC gene encoding 30S ribosomal protein S3, whose translation MGQKVHPTGIRLGIVKKHTSVWYAGSDEYADKLYTDLKVREFIRKKLAHASVSRIEIERPANTARVTIHTARPGIVIGKKGEDVERLRKEVSAQMGVPVHIDIEEVRKPDMDAALVGQNVAQQLERRVMFRRAMKRAVQNAMRQGAQGIKIQVSGRLGGAEIARTEWYREGRVPLHTLRANIDYATVEAKTTYGIIGIKVWIFKGEVIGDEVPEEKPTKSRKKPAK comes from the coding sequence ATGGGACAAAAAGTACATCCTACCGGCATTCGTCTGGGTATCGTTAAAAAGCATACCTCTGTTTGGTATGCCGGCAGCGACGAGTACGCAGACAAGCTGTACACGGATCTGAAAGTTCGCGAATTTATTCGCAAAAAACTGGCCCACGCTTCTGTGAGCCGTATCGAGATCGAGCGTCCGGCGAACACTGCACGTGTGACTATTCACACTGCACGCCCCGGTATCGTGATTGGTAAAAAAGGTGAAGACGTAGAACGTCTGCGTAAAGAAGTTAGCGCGCAGATGGGCGTGCCTGTGCACATCGATATCGAAGAAGTGCGCAAGCCAGATATGGACGCCGCTCTGGTAGGCCAGAACGTTGCCCAGCAGCTGGAACGCCGTGTTATGTTTCGTCGCGCTATGAAGCGTGCCGTTCAGAACGCTATGCGTCAGGGCGCCCAAGGTATCAAGATTCAAGTAAGTGGTCGTCTCGGTGGTGCGGAAATCGCACGTACCGAATGGTATCGCGAAGGCCGTGTGCCCCTGCACACCCTACGTGCCAATATCGACTATGCCACTGTTGAAGCGAAGACTACTTACGGCATTATCGGTATCAAAGTTTGGATCTTTAAAGGCGAAGTCATCGGTGACGAAGTACCCGAAGAGAAGCCGACGAAGAGCCGCAAGAAACCTGCTAAATAG
- the rpsS gene encoding 30S ribosomal protein S19, protein MPRSLKKGPFIDQHLIKKVEAAIEANDRRPIKTWSRRSMIMPEMVGLTIAVHNGRQHVPVLVNEEMVGHKLGEFAATRTYRGHAADKKAKKR, encoded by the coding sequence GTGCCACGCTCATTAAAGAAAGGTCCCTTTATTGATCAGCACCTGATCAAGAAGGTGGAGGCGGCGATTGAAGCCAATGATCGTCGACCGATTAAAACCTGGTCCCGCCGTTCCATGATTATGCCGGAAATGGTTGGACTAACGATTGCCGTGCACAACGGTCGTCAACACGTGCCCGTTTTGGTTAACGAAGAAATGGTTGGCCATAAACTGGGCGAGTTCGCTGCTACCCGCACTTACCGCGGTCATGCTGCGGACAAGAAAGCGAAGAAGCGCTAA